A single Octopus sinensis unplaced genomic scaffold, ASM634580v1 Contig10079, whole genome shotgun sequence DNA region contains:
- the LOC115228266 gene encoding tigger transposable element-derived protein 6-like: MVKVCNIQGFQASNGWLEKFKNRYCIASRALCGENQFVETSVIENFTESLNRKLEQYCSKNIFNLDETGLFFKLLSNRTLAVDSDKNLSNKPIKERVTVMFCVSMMGEKLDPFVIGKAKNPRCFKGRRNLINNLQVKYK; encoded by the coding sequence ATGGTGAAAGTTTGTAATATTCAAGGATTTCAAGCATCAAATGGATGGCTTGAGAAATTTAAAAATCGATATTGCATTGCTTCCCGTGCTTTATGTGGGGAAAATCAATTTGTTGAAACCTCTGTGATTGAAAATTTTACAGAAAGCCTCAATAGAAAATTAGAACAatattgttcaaaaaatatttttaatttggacGAAACTGGattgttttttaaacttttgtcgAACAGAACATTAGCTGTTGACTCGGAcaaaaatctgtctaataaaccgATAAAAGAAAGAGTAACTGTTATGTTTTGCGTTAGTATGATGGGAGAAAAACTTGACCCATTTGTTATTGGAAAAGCCAAAAATCCACGCTGCTTTAAAGGAAGAAGAAAtctaattaataatttacaagtgaaatacaaataa